In Pseudomonas putida, a genomic segment contains:
- a CDS encoding amino acid ABC transporter permease, producing MAYQFDFAPVLAQGDLLLEGALFTLQLTVVGTLVGVAIGIVGAGVRAWRLRPFDALFGLYVELIRNTPFIVQLFFIFFGLPSLGVRLTEWQAAMLAMVINLGAYSTEIIRAGIQAIPKGQLEAAAALAMSRFEAFRHVVLQPALAKVWPALTSQIVIVMLGSAVCSQIATEELSFAANFIQSRNFRAFETYLLTTALYLVMAIVVRQLLLWLGQRFLMGRR from the coding sequence ATGGCTTATCAATTCGATTTCGCCCCGGTGCTGGCCCAGGGCGACCTCTTGCTCGAAGGCGCCTTGTTCACGCTCCAGCTGACGGTGGTCGGGACCCTGGTCGGGGTCGCCATCGGCATCGTCGGTGCAGGCGTGCGCGCCTGGCGCCTGAGGCCGTTCGATGCGCTGTTCGGCCTTTACGTCGAGCTCATCCGCAACACACCTTTCATCGTCCAGTTGTTCTTCATTTTCTTCGGCCTGCCGTCGCTAGGGGTGCGATTGACGGAATGGCAGGCGGCCATGCTGGCCATGGTGATCAACCTGGGAGCCTATTCCACCGAGATCATCCGCGCCGGTATCCAGGCCATTCCCAAAGGCCAGTTGGAGGCTGCGGCAGCGCTGGCCATGAGCCGCTTCGAGGCGTTTCGCCACGTGGTCCTGCAACCGGCGCTGGCCAAGGTCTGGCCGGCCCTGACGAGCCAGATCGTGATCGTCATGCTGGGCTCGGCGGTGTGCTCGCAGATCGCCACCGAGGAGCTGTCGTTCGCGGCCAACTTCATCCAGTCGCGCAACTTCCGTGCTTTCGAGACCTACCTGCTGACGACCGCCTTGTACCTGGTCATGGCGATCGTCGTGCGTCAGTTGTTGCTCTGGCTTGGGCAGCGCTTTCTGATGGGGAGACGATGA
- a CDS encoding transporter substrate-binding domain-containing protein, producing MKTLRSLLLSTLLCGGVLAVSHAQADALADITARGVLKVAVPQDFPPFGSVGPDLKPRGLDIDTAQLLADRLGVKLALTPVNSTNRIPFLTTGKVDLVISSLGKNAEREAVIDFSRPYAPFYLAVFGPQQTAIADIGAIDGKTISVTRGSIEDMELTAVAPKGATIKRFEDNNSTIAAYLSGQVELIASGSVVMAVIAEKNPDKVPVMKVKLKDSPVYVGLAKQEPALLEKVNATLDAAKADGSLNSNAEKWLKQPLPADL from the coding sequence ATGAAAACCCTTCGCTCCCTGCTCCTTTCGACCCTGCTCTGCGGCGGCGTTCTGGCCGTTTCCCACGCGCAAGCCGATGCGCTGGCCGACATCACCGCCCGCGGCGTACTCAAGGTGGCCGTACCCCAGGACTTCCCGCCCTTCGGCTCGGTCGGGCCAGATCTCAAGCCTCGTGGCCTGGACATCGATACCGCACAACTGCTGGCCGACAGACTGGGCGTCAAGCTGGCCCTGACCCCGGTCAACAGCACCAATCGCATTCCGTTCCTGACAACCGGCAAGGTCGACCTGGTGATTTCCAGCCTGGGCAAGAATGCCGAGCGCGAAGCGGTGATCGATTTCTCCCGTCCGTATGCGCCGTTCTACCTGGCGGTGTTCGGGCCGCAGCAAACGGCGATCGCTGACATCGGTGCCATCGACGGCAAGACCATCAGCGTGACCCGCGGCTCGATCGAAGACATGGAACTCACCGCCGTTGCTCCCAAAGGCGCGACCATCAAGCGTTTCGAAGACAACAACTCGACCATCGCCGCCTACCTCTCGGGCCAGGTCGAGTTGATCGCCAGCGGTAGCGTGGTGATGGCCGTCATCGCCGAAAAGAACCCGGACAAGGTGCCGGTGATGAAGGTCAAGCTCAAGGACTCGCCGGTCTACGTCGGCCTGGCCAAGCAGGAGCCGGCCTTGCTGGAGAAGGTCAACGCCACGCTCGATGCGGCCAAAGCCGATGGCAGCCTCAACAGCAATGCCGAAAAGTGGCTGAAGCAGCCTCTCCCTGCTGACCTCTGA
- a CDS encoding FadR/GntR family transcriptional regulator — MLDMLPRAVPEIALHAIRQLIRDGGYLPGDALPSQRDLAEQLGVSRASLREALSSLSALGLVSVQPGKGVFVQEPPAPAPSFAWPYAEQVSAVDTFQLRYALEGFAAGLAALYLSAADIDELEANVEAMRQELRAGRFDSAARLDFAFHQRLLEASGNRAMLQVITASQDIFLESQKLPFIRPERAMETWQEHRKILRQLARGNQAGAQRAMQEHIRNAALRTGVGFTS; from the coding sequence ATGCTCGACATGCTCCCCCGCGCCGTCCCGGAAATTGCCCTGCACGCCATTCGCCAGCTGATTCGCGATGGCGGCTACCTGCCTGGCGATGCCTTGCCGTCCCAGCGCGATCTGGCTGAGCAGCTAGGTGTCAGCCGAGCCTCCCTGCGCGAGGCGCTGTCGTCGTTGAGCGCCTTGGGGCTGGTGAGCGTTCAGCCGGGCAAGGGGGTGTTCGTCCAGGAGCCCCCCGCCCCCGCCCCCAGCTTCGCCTGGCCGTACGCCGAGCAGGTGTCCGCCGTCGACACCTTCCAGTTGCGTTATGCACTCGAGGGCTTCGCGGCTGGGCTTGCCGCGCTGTACCTGAGCGCCGCAGACATTGACGAGCTGGAAGCCAATGTCGAGGCGATGCGCCAGGAGCTCCGGGCAGGGCGTTTCGACAGCGCCGCCCGGCTCGATTTCGCCTTCCACCAGCGCTTGCTCGAAGCCAGTGGCAATCGCGCCATGCTGCAAGTGATCACCGCCAGCCAGGATATTTTCCTGGAGAGCCAGAAACTGCCGTTCATTCGCCCGGAACGCGCCATGGAGACGTGGCAGGAACACCGCAAGATCCTGCGCCAGCTCGCCCGCGGCAATCAGGCCGGCGCACAACGTGCGATGCAGGAGCACATTCGCAATGCGGCATTGCGCACCGGAGTGGGGTTCACGTCCTAG
- a CDS encoding circularly permuted type 2 ATP-grasp protein, whose protein sequence is MTRAFFNEMYDANGGCRPHYQEFSRWLANTPLELLEQRRREADLLFHRAGITFTLYGDKQDTERLIPFDIIPRSIRASEWRTVERGCIQRVQALNLFLQDIYHDQRILKAGIIPPEQVLANEGYQVAMQGLDLHRGLYAHVAGVDLVRDSDGSYYVLEDNLRTPSGVSYMLEDRKMMMRLFPELFAAQRIAPIDHYPNLLLDTLKSASPLDNPTAVVLTPGRFNSAYFEHAFLAREMGIELVEGADLFVRDDHVYMRTTAGPQQVDVIYRRLDDDFLDPLSFNPDSMLGVPGLVAVYRAGNVVLANAVGTGVADDKSIYPYVDEMIRFYLAEEPILKNVPTWQCRKPQDLAHVLAHLPELVVKETQGSSGYGMLVGPAATAAQIEDFRARIKARPHAYIAQPTLCLSTCPTFVESGIAPRHIDLRPFVLSGSETRLVPGGLTRVALQEGSLVVNSSQGGGTKDTWVVED, encoded by the coding sequence ATGACCCGGGCTTTTTTCAACGAAATGTACGATGCGAACGGTGGTTGCCGCCCTCACTATCAAGAGTTCTCCCGCTGGCTGGCAAACACCCCCCTGGAATTACTGGAACAACGTCGACGCGAGGCCGATCTGCTGTTTCATCGCGCCGGCATCACCTTCACCCTGTACGGCGACAAGCAGGACACCGAACGCCTGATTCCCTTCGACATCATCCCGCGCAGCATTCGCGCCAGTGAATGGCGCACGGTCGAACGCGGCTGCATTCAGCGGGTCCAGGCGCTGAACCTGTTCCTGCAGGACATCTACCACGACCAACGCATCCTCAAGGCCGGCATCATCCCGCCGGAGCAGGTGCTGGCCAACGAAGGCTACCAGGTCGCCATGCAGGGCCTGGACCTGCACCGCGGGCTGTACGCCCATGTCGCAGGCGTCGACCTGGTGCGCGACAGCGACGGCAGCTACTACGTGCTGGAAGACAACCTGCGTACTCCCAGCGGTGTCAGCTACATGCTCGAAGACCGCAAGATGATGATGCGCCTGTTCCCCGAACTGTTCGCCGCGCAGCGCATAGCGCCCATCGATCACTACCCCAACCTGTTGCTCGACACGCTCAAGAGCGCCAGCCCCCTGGACAACCCCACCGCCGTGGTGCTGACCCCGGGCCGCTTCAACAGCGCCTATTTCGAACACGCGTTCCTGGCCCGCGAAATGGGTATCGAGCTGGTCGAGGGCGCGGACCTGTTCGTGCGCGACGACCATGTCTACATGCGCACCACAGCAGGGCCACAGCAAGTCGATGTGATCTACCGTCGCCTGGACGACGACTTCCTTGATCCCCTGTCGTTCAACCCCGACTCCATGCTGGGCGTGCCTGGGCTGGTCGCGGTCTACCGCGCCGGCAACGTGGTCCTGGCCAATGCTGTCGGCACAGGGGTCGCCGATGACAAGTCGATCTACCCCTATGTCGACGAGATGATCCGCTTCTACCTGGCCGAGGAGCCGATCCTCAAGAACGTCCCCACCTGGCAATGCCGCAAGCCCCAGGACCTGGCTCACGTGCTGGCTCACCTGCCGGAGTTGGTGGTCAAGGAGACCCAGGGCTCCAGCGGCTATGGCATGTTGGTCGGGCCGGCGGCGACCGCGGCGCAGATCGAAGACTTCCGGGCGCGCATCAAGGCCCGTCCGCATGCCTACATCGCCCAGCCGACGTTGTGCCTGTCCACCTGCCCGACCTTCGTCGAGAGTGGCATTGCCCCACGCCATATCGACCTGCGCCCGTTCGTGCTGTCGGGCAGCGAAACCCGCCTGGTGCCCGGCGGCCTGACCCGCGTGGCGCTGCAGGAAGGCTCGCTGGTGGTCAACTCGTCGCAAGGCGGCGGAACCAAGGACACCTGGGTGGTGGAGGACTGA
- a CDS encoding alpha-E domain-containing protein translates to MLSRTASDLYWMSRYLERAENLARMLEVSYLLSLMPQAGRTDGHAELAMSLLASGTLDDYIRRHTELDTERMLHFFALDATNPSSIYCCLQAARTNAHAVRGRITADMWENINATWIEMRNIANSGLGRYGISQFCDWVKERSHLFRGATSGTIMRNDAYGFIRLGTFLERADNTLRLLDARYEMFGEASEEVSDDSARGYYQWSALLRALTSYEAFNEIYRNAPTAQSVSELLLLRVDVPRSLHSCIEELDQILASLPGKTGRPAQRMAAELNARLRYTAIDEIMEAGLHLWLTDFVGRINQLGQTVHNAYLEVI, encoded by the coding sequence ATGCTTTCGAGAACCGCTTCCGACCTGTACTGGATGTCCCGCTACCTGGAGCGCGCCGAGAACCTCGCGCGCATGCTCGAAGTGAGCTATCTGCTGTCGTTGATGCCCCAGGCCGGGCGCACCGATGGTCATGCCGAGTTGGCGATGTCGTTGTTGGCCTCGGGCACCCTGGACGACTACATCCGTCGCCACACCGAACTCGATACCGAGCGCATGCTGCACTTCTTCGCCCTCGACGCCACCAACCCCAGCAGCATCTACTGCTGCCTGCAGGCGGCCAGGACCAACGCCCATGCGGTGCGCGGGCGGATCACCGCCGATATGTGGGAGAACATCAACGCCACCTGGATCGAAATGCGCAACATCGCCAACAGCGGATTGGGCCGCTATGGCATCAGCCAGTTCTGCGACTGGGTCAAGGAGCGCTCGCACCTGTTCCGTGGTGCGACCTCGGGCACCATCATGCGCAACGACGCCTACGGCTTCATTCGCCTAGGGACCTTCCTGGAACGGGCCGACAACACCCTGCGCCTGCTCGACGCACGCTATGAAATGTTCGGCGAGGCTTCCGAGGAAGTCAGCGACGACTCGGCTCGCGGCTACTACCAATGGAGCGCCCTGCTGCGCGCACTGACCTCCTACGAGGCATTCAACGAAATCTACCGCAACGCGCCGACTGCCCAGTCGGTGTCCGAGCTGTTGCTGCTGCGGGTGGACGTGCCGCGCTCGCTGCATTCCTGCATCGAGGAGCTCGACCAAATTTTGGCCAGCCTGCCCGGCAAGACGGGGCGGCCCGCCCAGCGCATGGCCGCCGAACTGAACGCAAGGCTGCGCTACACCGCCATCGACGAGATCATGGAAGCCGGGCTGCACCTGTGGCTGACCGACTTCGTGGGGCGCATCAATCAACTGGGTCAGACCGTGCACAACGCTTACCTGGAGGTCATATGA
- a CDS encoding transglutaminase family protein translates to MKLSIRHDTHYSYASDVSNSIQFLRLTPRSSERQRILEWQLDLPCKVNSQIDPYGNILHVLTLDKPHGNLDLTAQGLVEIDPGCEQEAGSQSPLPFLRTSKLTQADDALRDFAARQCGSRRDRTAVAELMQALADHMPYSPGATSVGTTAVEAFAGGAGVCQDHTHAFLACARSLGIPARYVSGYLCTEDENHLASHAWAEAWLDDAWYSFDITNRLTRPERHLKLAVGLDYLDACPVRGVRRGGGTESMQAHVQVQHQ, encoded by the coding sequence ATGAAACTGTCCATCCGCCACGACACCCACTACAGCTACGCCAGCGATGTGAGCAACAGCATCCAGTTCCTGCGCCTTACACCGCGCAGCAGCGAACGCCAGCGCATCCTCGAATGGCAACTGGACCTGCCCTGCAAGGTCAACAGCCAGATCGATCCCTACGGTAACATCCTGCATGTGCTGACCCTGGACAAGCCCCACGGCAACCTGGACCTCACTGCCCAGGGCCTGGTCGAGATCGACCCGGGCTGCGAACAGGAAGCCGGTAGCCAATCGCCGCTGCCCTTCCTGCGCACCAGCAAGCTGACCCAGGCCGACGATGCCCTGCGCGATTTCGCGGCACGCCAATGCGGCAGTCGCCGTGACCGCACAGCGGTGGCCGAACTGATGCAGGCCCTGGCCGACCACATGCCCTACAGCCCAGGCGCGACGTCGGTGGGCACCACTGCCGTCGAGGCCTTCGCCGGTGGCGCTGGCGTCTGCCAGGACCATACCCATGCATTCCTGGCGTGCGCCCGTAGCCTCGGCATCCCGGCGCGCTACGTGTCGGGCTACCTGTGCACCGAGGACGAAAATCACCTGGCCAGCCATGCCTGGGCCGAAGCCTGGCTGGACGATGCCTGGTACAGCTTCGACATCACCAACCGCCTGACCCGGCCCGAACGCCACCTCAAGCTGGCCGTCGGCCTGGACTACCTCGACGCCTGCCCGGTCCGGGGCGTGCGTCGGGGCGGTGGCACCGAATCGATGCAGGCGCACGTCCAGGTACAGCACCAATGA
- a CDS encoding peptidase produces MTYCVAMQLADGLVFISDSRTNAGIDQISTFRKLFVFSVPGDRLIVLQTSGNLATSQSVVNLLNQRIRTSAAHLLNVGTLYDAAVMVADTLREVILRDCSKLASKADLSCALIVGGQIAGGPMGIYNIYAQGNFFQATEDTPFLQLGESKYGKPILDRNLTYQTPLDEALRCGLISFDSTMRSNLSVGMPLDVLVYRKDSFEAREQMRIGSEDAYFSQIRTQWSDGLKSLLAALPAPPADYMS; encoded by the coding sequence ATGACGTATTGCGTCGCCATGCAATTGGCGGACGGGCTGGTCTTCATCTCCGATTCACGCACCAACGCGGGCATTGACCAGATTTCCACGTTCCGCAAACTGTTCGTTTTCAGTGTTCCGGGCGATCGGCTGATCGTCCTGCAAACTTCCGGCAACCTGGCCACCTCGCAGTCGGTCGTCAACCTGCTCAACCAGCGTATCCGCACGTCTGCTGCGCACCTACTGAACGTGGGCACGCTCTACGATGCTGCGGTCATGGTCGCCGACACCCTGCGCGAGGTGATCTTGCGCGATTGCAGCAAACTCGCCTCGAAAGCCGACCTGAGCTGCGCGCTCATCGTCGGCGGGCAAATCGCCGGTGGCCCGATGGGGATCTACAACATCTACGCCCAAGGCAACTTCTTCCAGGCCACCGAGGACACGCCGTTCCTGCAACTGGGCGAGAGCAAGTACGGCAAGCCGATTCTCGATCGCAACCTGACCTACCAGACCCCACTCGACGAAGCGCTGCGCTGCGGCCTGATCTCGTTCGATTCGACCATGCGCAGCAACCTGTCGGTCGGTATGCCGCTGGACGTGCTGGTGTATCGCAAGGACAGTTTCGAAGCCAGGGAACAGATGCGTATCGGCAGCGAGGATGCCTACTTCAGCCAGATTCGCACGCAATGGAGCGATGGTTTGAAATCCTTGCTGGCAGCGCTTCCCGCGCCACCTGCCGACTACATGAGCTAG
- a CDS encoding helix-turn-helix transcriptional regulator has product MFLPVSTVKSHLRNINAKLGAQGRTEAVAIGRARGLLD; this is encoded by the coding sequence ATGTTCCTACCCGTATCCACCGTCAAATCGCACCTGCGCAACATCAACGCCAAGCTTGGCGCGCAAGGGCGTACGGAGGCGGTAGCGATTGGCAGGGCGCGTGGGTTGTTGGATTGA
- a CDS encoding LysR family transcriptional regulator: MTTPAVPPTRNAEAKRFLNDRLDWNLLRTFLVIGQEGSISRAAARLHLSQPAISQALRRLEEQLDSALVVRRGPRITLSQAGEEVMQIAAELYGTVSRLGPALDSPAETVTGKIRLLSISRIQSRAYDDFLAQFHNDYPQVELEIDVLRSADVVSGLLQKTASFGLSLCRTPQPRLEQRVLLEQRYAFYCGKRHRLFGRKNLSVADLQGENFVSFTSDQIGGNLSPLTVFRDQHGFTGRLIASSPSLDEILRLVGAGYGIGCLPEHIVAADVQANELWRLPPWEGVIDVNVYLLWNREQKLTQAESIFLDRFQQMLMTTDPADRF; the protein is encoded by the coding sequence ATGACGACGCCCGCAGTGCCGCCTACCCGAAACGCCGAAGCCAAGCGTTTTCTTAACGATCGTCTGGACTGGAACCTGTTGCGGACATTCCTGGTGATCGGCCAGGAGGGCAGCATCAGCCGGGCGGCGGCCCGCTTGCACCTGAGTCAGCCGGCTATCAGCCAGGCACTCAGGCGTCTGGAAGAGCAGTTGGACAGCGCGCTGGTGGTGCGTCGTGGACCGCGTATAACCCTTTCGCAGGCGGGAGAGGAAGTGATGCAGATCGCTGCCGAACTCTACGGTACGGTGTCCCGCCTGGGGCCTGCGCTGGACAGCCCGGCCGAGACGGTGACGGGCAAGATCCGCCTGCTCAGCATCAGCCGCATCCAGTCACGTGCCTACGATGATTTTCTTGCGCAGTTTCATAATGACTACCCACAGGTAGAGCTTGAGATCGACGTGCTGCGCAGTGCGGATGTGGTCAGTGGCCTGTTGCAGAAAACCGCATCGTTCGGCCTGAGCCTGTGTCGTACGCCCCAGCCGCGGCTGGAGCAGCGGGTCTTGCTCGAACAGCGCTACGCGTTCTATTGCGGCAAGCGCCATCGGCTGTTCGGGCGCAAGAATCTGTCGGTGGCGGATTTGCAGGGCGAGAATTTCGTCAGCTTCACCAGTGACCAGATCGGCGGCAATCTGTCGCCGCTCACGGTGTTCCGTGATCAGCATGGTTTCACTGGGCGCCTCATCGCTTCGTCGCCGAGCCTGGATGAAATCCTGCGCCTGGTCGGCGCGGGTTATGGCATTGGTTGCCTGCCGGAGCATATCGTCGCGGCGGATGTACAAGCCAATGAACTCTGGCGTTTGCCGCCATGGGAAGGGGTGATCGACGTCAACGTGTACCTGTTGTGGAACCGCGAGCAGAAGCTGACCCAGGCCGAGTCGATCTTCCTCGATCGTTTCCAGCAGATGCTCATGACCACCGATCCCGCTGATCGGTTCTGA
- a CDS encoding MFS transporter codes for MTRNSPTPRRAAAAAFIGTTIEFYDFYIYAFAAALVLGQLFFPSDNPMLSTMAAFGSFAVGFIARPFAGMVFGHLGDRLGRKKMLLVTIVLMGVATTCIGLLPTYAQVGIWAPIGLIFLRLLQGISVGGEWGGAVLMASEHAPKGRKVFFASFAQWGSPAGLLLALIAFRFITSMEQDDLMSWGWRIPFLMSGLLMIVGLAIRFGVPESPEFAEVKDNDQTSDNPVAEVLRKNWRNIIFAALAVTIGSGGFFFTNTFMITYVTQYQGIAKTTILNCLFVVTILQFLSQPCSAMLAERLGEGRFLKWVASLCILAPYPMFLLVQTGNVVYMTAGITLAVVLLSALYAVIAGYMAEAFPARVRYSGISIAYQLGSGLTGGLTPMLGTFLAGQFAGQWVPLAMFFSVLALMSLTGVLGLAQLRSANSKPVALSTSQGIA; via the coding sequence ATGACCCGCAACTCCCCCACCCCGCGTCGTGCCGCGGCGGCTGCCTTCATCGGCACCACCATCGAATTCTACGATTTCTACATCTACGCCTTCGCTGCGGCCCTGGTCCTCGGGCAGCTGTTCTTCCCCAGTGACAACCCGATGCTCAGCACCATGGCCGCGTTCGGCAGCTTTGCGGTCGGCTTCATCGCCCGTCCATTCGCAGGCATGGTGTTCGGCCACCTGGGCGATCGCCTCGGGCGCAAGAAGATGCTGCTGGTGACCATCGTCCTGATGGGGGTTGCCACCACCTGCATCGGCCTGTTGCCGACCTACGCCCAGGTGGGTATCTGGGCGCCGATCGGGCTGATCTTCCTGCGTTTGCTGCAAGGTATTTCGGTCGGTGGCGAATGGGGCGGCGCGGTGCTGATGGCGAGCGAACACGCCCCCAAGGGCCGCAAGGTGTTCTTCGCCTCGTTCGCCCAATGGGGCAGCCCGGCGGGCCTGCTGCTGGCGTTGATCGCCTTCCGCTTCATCACCTCGATGGAGCAGGACGACCTGATGAGCTGGGGCTGGCGCATTCCGTTTCTGATGAGCGGGCTGCTGATGATCGTCGGCCTGGCAATCCGATTCGGCGTGCCGGAGTCGCCTGAGTTCGCCGAGGTTAAGGACAACGACCAGACCTCCGACAACCCGGTGGCGGAAGTGCTGCGCAAGAACTGGCGCAACATTATCTTCGCAGCCCTGGCCGTGACCATCGGCTCCGGTGGATTCTTCTTCACCAACACCTTCATGATCACCTACGTCACCCAGTACCAGGGCATCGCCAAGACCACCATCCTCAACTGTCTGTTCGTGGTCACGATCCTGCAGTTCCTCTCGCAACCCTGTTCGGCCATGCTCGCCGAGCGCCTGGGCGAGGGGCGCTTCCTGAAGTGGGTGGCATCGCTGTGCATCCTCGCCCCCTACCCAATGTTCCTGCTGGTACAGACTGGCAACGTGGTCTACATGACCGCCGGCATCACCCTGGCCGTGGTCCTGTTGTCGGCGCTGTATGCAGTGATCGCCGGCTACATGGCCGAAGCCTTCCCGGCGCGGGTGCGTTACTCGGGCATCTCCATCGCCTATCAACTGGGCAGCGGCCTGACCGGCGGCCTGACACCCATGCTGGGAACTTTCCTCGCCGGCCAGTTCGCCGGGCAATGGGTCCCGCTGGCCATGTTCTTCAGTGTCCTGGCGCTGATGTCGCTGACCGGCGTGTTGGGGCTGGCCCAGCTGCGCAGCGCCAACAGCAAGCCGGTCGCCCTCTCCACCTCGCAAGGAATCGCTTGA
- a CDS encoding class II aldolase/adducin family protein: protein MSKPLTLSDIEWQSRCDLAALYRLIAYYRMTDLIDTHITLRVPGPDRHFLINRYGVAFEKMRASDLVLIDLDGKVVDSHYNDGKVNVAGFVIHSAIHDARPDLHCIIHTHTAAGMAVAAQRDGLLPLTQHALKFYGNLAYHTYEGIALSLEERERLVADLGSCKAMILRNHGLLAAGGSVAAAFHEIYFLERACQAQVQAMSAGVALNFPSEEVCRHTAAQFARDGIDGIIDMAWQAALSLIDEQRSDWCS from the coding sequence ATGAGCAAGCCTCTCACCCTCTCGGACATCGAATGGCAGTCGCGCTGCGACCTCGCCGCGCTGTACCGCCTGATCGCCTACTACCGCATGACCGACCTGATCGACACGCACATCACCCTGCGAGTGCCGGGCCCTGATCGGCATTTCTTGATCAACCGCTACGGCGTGGCGTTCGAGAAGATGCGCGCCAGCGACCTGGTGCTGATCGACCTGGACGGCAAGGTGGTCGACAGCCACTACAACGATGGCAAGGTCAATGTGGCCGGATTCGTCATCCACTCGGCCATCCACGATGCGCGGCCAGACCTGCACTGCATCATCCACACCCACACTGCCGCCGGCATGGCCGTAGCCGCGCAGCGTGACGGCCTGTTGCCGCTGACCCAACACGCACTGAAGTTCTACGGCAACCTGGCGTATCACACCTACGAGGGCATCGCGCTGTCGCTGGAAGAGCGCGAACGCCTGGTCGCCGACCTCGGCTCGTGCAAGGCGATGATCCTCCGTAACCACGGCCTGCTGGCAGCGGGTGGCAGCGTCGCGGCTGCGTTTCACGAGATCTATTTCCTCGAGCGCGCCTGCCAGGCGCAGGTCCAAGCGATGTCCGCCGGCGTGGCGCTGAACTTCCCCAGCGAGGAGGTGTGCCGACACACCGCCGCGCAATTTGCCCGCGATGGCATCGACGGCATCATCGACATGGCCTGGCAGGCCGCGCTCAGTCTGATCGACGAGCAGCGCAGCGACTGGTGCAGCTGA
- a CDS encoding 2-hydroxyacid dehydrogenase gives MARLVLLCQNPGLTDWLAALFAEYAPHLDVMRPDDAHAQQAEVAVCWFPPAGSLGGLPNLRLVHSIGSGVDHLAQDGSRDAQVPVCRVVDPDHTQGMSEYVHWGVLHFHRGFDQVIAGNPRQHWQRPVQRKAQDFRVGVMGLGAIGAPVAQRLAAAGYDVRGWARTPRQIDGVTTYDGAHALQGFLAGLDVLVNLLPLTANPHGVLNHEVFRHMATGSALINCGRGQHLDADDLREALASGQLRGALLDVFEQEPLPAESPLWHTPGVWVTPHMASAASDLCIAQQVADNVSRLSAGLALNNLVDPELGY, from the coding sequence ATGGCCCGCCTCGTATTGCTTTGCCAGAACCCCGGACTGACGGATTGGTTGGCCGCGTTGTTCGCCGAATATGCCCCGCATCTGGACGTCATGCGGCCAGACGACGCCCACGCGCAACAGGCCGAAGTGGCGGTCTGCTGGTTCCCTCCCGCGGGCAGCCTGGGAGGTTTGCCGAACCTGCGTCTGGTGCACTCGATCGGCTCGGGCGTCGATCACCTGGCCCAGGACGGCTCGCGTGATGCACAGGTACCGGTATGCCGGGTGGTCGACCCCGATCACACCCAGGGCATGAGCGAGTACGTGCATTGGGGCGTGCTGCATTTTCACCGCGGTTTCGACCAGGTGATCGCTGGCAACCCCAGGCAACATTGGCAGCGCCCGGTGCAACGCAAGGCACAGGATTTCAGGGTCGGCGTAATGGGCCTGGGCGCGATTGGCGCGCCGGTGGCACAGCGTCTGGCCGCAGCGGGTTACGACGTCCGCGGCTGGGCACGCACGCCGCGGCAGATCGACGGCGTCACGACCTATGACGGCGCGCATGCGCTGCAGGGTTTTCTCGCTGGGCTGGATGTGCTGGTCAACCTGCTGCCGCTCACCGCCAACCCCCATGGCGTCCTGAACCACGAAGTGTTCCGCCACATGGCAACAGGCAGCGCATTGATCAACTGCGGTCGCGGCCAACACCTCGACGCTGACGACCTGCGCGAGGCTCTGGCAAGTGGCCAACTGCGCGGCGCCTTGCTCGACGTGTTCGAACAGGAGCCACTGCCCGCTGAGTCGCCGCTGTGGCACACGCCGGGCGTCTGGGTGACACCGCACATGGCATCGGCCGCCTCCGACCTGTGCATCGCCCAGCAAGTGGCCGACAACGTGTCGCGCCTGAGCGCAGGGCTGGCACTGAACAACCTGGTCGATCCCGAACTGGGCTATTGA